In the genome of Impatiens glandulifera chromosome 6, dImpGla2.1, whole genome shotgun sequence, the window ATTTTGATAAAGGGTCCAGTTTTGTCGAGTATTGAGGATTGAGTGAGTTATCACCATTGACCACATTTAAGTAAAACCACTTTagttaacaaaaattaattgatgTACACCATTTGTTTGGAAGATCGATGATGCAACTTATGACCCACATGGATATCATTTTGACTAGTTCCTTTGAGAGTGTCCTTAAAatattctctctttatttaattttatttgaaaaaataattttattatttacttcaACAAAAGGTGAGCTTAGAAATATTtagtcaaataaattaataacatacTATTCTCATTCCCAAACAAAAACATCAAGATGTAAATTAATAAGAAGGAAaacagaaattaaaaaaatagtccaaattatatatattttttttgtaatttttttttacttaaactaacttattgttttttagaattaattatatataaaaaaattcaaaaagaaaatcGTTTAAACAAAACCACAAAATTAacaaggaaaaaataaaaatttataaaactaacaaatataaaagaaaaaaaatgacaaatttaaattttgaacttaGAACCTAATAGTTTAATTTcacttaaaaattttatttaggttGAAATTGGAGTTCATTCATTTagaatatgaaaaattaaaatataattaaaattcaaaaataaaataaaataaaataaaagggaaGGATGGGTGGTACAGATTCTCTCCTCTACATTTAATATCATTTTGTATGGTAAATAGGAATGGGCTTTTgcatgaaaaagaaaaaggaaataaataaaagtggtaaaatgaatttaaaatggACATGTATGAGCTTCCTTTTTTGTCTTTTtgcatttctttttcttttagttttatCGGTTAAGCCAACCCAACTCACCTTCttcttttactttttcttcttcatttttaaaccattttttaaagGAGTTAGCacagttataataatatttatttttagttaaaactGAACTTAAAGCTTTATTTGAAtcaagttatttgaataatctaataataatttgtttaaataatcatGTTCTTTTTAGAGAAGTGGATCTTTCGAGTAAggagatttaatttttttatattttatgaagtaCATAGTTTAATATGATTATCGAACAAAATAATTCTTATTCAAACTTAAAATGTTGGTAATGTATTAAACATAATTACTCTTTCCATTTTACGTTTGAGTTGAGGAgcactttaaaatattattgatatttttatttttattttttttaaataattaaaatatattttaatattttattaataaattaaacgatattattaataaagacatgtaaaactatttaaatttttaaataattcaaagttatttatatataatatatatatatatatatatagttaattattttataaaaagatttaataatattaatataatatttttttaaattaataatattttaggatCACAGTGATGTTAAAGAAAAGTGAATATCTTATGTGTTCtaagttttttaattagttaagatATTAATCACACTCGGAAAAAGAAACGAAACTTCAGTattctaaaagaaaaaatttcTCCTCTAATTTAACGTTAACAAGAGGAGGTGGATATCCCTAATGTCCTGACCTCGAACCGCTTAGACTATATATGTGTTTAATCTGCGAAACTCAgtgttttacaaatattttattctattaaaataattttttttttttataaaaatttattgttttatacaatttttaacATACTATATTAATCAAGATGCCACTTAAACGAATGTAAGTAAAAATTGAAGTTATCTTAACTTAGAAGTTACTTTAGCTCAGATTCTAACCTTATTTACTTTAGCTGGTCcctaacttattattatttatatatataaaaacatcttccttcatcttcttccatGATCCCTCCCTCTTCTCCTCTGTAAGCAAATATGAAGAACTCAGAAGTGAGAGAGCCTCTTCTAGCTTCCAAAAAAGGAGGATTTCGAACCATTCCTTTCATCATAGGTACTAAATCATTCCTCATTCTCCTAATTTCTCATGATAATAGCAAAtgatcttataataaaattgaatttgtaCAGCAAATGAAGCATTTGAGAAAGTTGCAAGCTTTGGACTAACAGCAAACATGATAATGTATTTAATGAATGAATATCATATGGATATGGCCACCGGTTCAAATCTCCTCTTCATTTGGTCGTCCTTTTCCAACTTACTCCCCGTCGTCGGAGCCTATTTCGCCGATTCCTTCGTCGGTCGGTTTCGAATGATTGCTTATGGTTCCATTTTCAGCTTCTTGGTAATTACATTTCAtctctctattttattttattaattaattagaaatatgGGTATTACAAAGGCTACTTGTCACTAGTTTGTGGGtttttttccaaatatttttattaattagaaatatgGGTACTACAAAGGCTATGtgggtttttttttctttctaaatagtTAATGTGGAGATATTAATGAGAGTTgtctttttaactaataaattctATTTGAGTTATAAAGTCAGaagtttaagaaaaaaaatataaactattgcCACAAACAAAACACTCAAAATTAAATTGAAGGTAATAAATAGTACCACTGTCCCTCAACCAGAGTAGAGAGGGAATCTCTCCTCCAAAATCTTACCTGATCCTGATCTCTCAAAACAGTcgtttttttgtgttttttattttcttttttgtgttttttttttctttttttaccttttctgTGAGAAGGAACAGGTAAATTTAGAACAAATGATCTCCTTCCGTCAACCTTTCCTATAGAATttgttttgatgaatgaattattgagataaaacttaaaactcaataatcacattattaatcacattattaatctatctttttatctattaaaatactaaaattattctttaccttttttttaatataaattaattattaaaataaaaatataaaaattgaaagtattttagtaaataataaataaaaattaattctttcttacttaattaaacaatttttttatttatttaaaaaaaaacaaaaaaaaacaacttcaaCAAGCTAATAGATTTAGAGCTCTTTTTATCCACATAGGGTTCTGACCTTCCCATACTCCACTGTTCCAGGGGAGGGGGATAAAAGCgtaaatctatatatttttaaaatcgaCTATTTTGCACCTATTGTGAAAAGAAACATGGAAAATAGAGGAATTTTGGGATCAAAGAATCCTGCCATTTTTTATCTGAGTTTTTAGGATTttactctattttttaaaaatttcactctattttcataatttctctATCTATCACACCAATTCAAAccatcaaataattcattcatcgactaaaatacaaaatagcttgtaaattttatatatatcatccaATAACCAATATGGGTAAAGTGGCCCAacctaacattatttcatcaaTCAAACATCACCTCAATTcattattaaactattttttttattttttttctaaaaaaatatttgagtaaaTGAGTTTGTATTAAGagttatacaataaaataaataaaattcacttaAGGTACttcaattttaatgaaataaatctAAGTTACAAAAAGtgaataaatgtattaataaaagttaactaCATTTCTCAAATAAGCTTTGAAACAAATTCGCGGTAGAAATAATAACaccattcaaattaataaattgctAATtagatattcatattttttttgtaattcaGGGTACGCTTCTTTTATGGCTAACAACTATGATACCACAAGCAAAGCCACCTCCATGTATCATATCAACTTTCGAAAGCCAATGTTTAGGACCGACATTCTACCAACTCGTGCTACTATGCTCTTCGTTCCTATTAATGTCGGTTGGGGCCGGGGGAATCCGATCGGCTTCGGTTGCTTTCGGTGCGGAACAGCTCGAGGATTCCGACACCTTAAAGCAAGCCGGAGCGATGGAAACGTTCTTAGGTTGGTACAACGCGATGACCGCCTTGTCAGTTGTCATCGCGATCACTTTCATAGTTTATATTCAAGAGAAGTTTGGTTGGCGAGTAGGGTTCGGAGTGCCAGCGGTTCTTATGCTTGTTTCCGCGCTTTCGTTCTTCATGGCTTCGTCACTTTATCGGAATGCAAACATGAGTAAGTCGAGTTTGATGACTGGTTTAGTTCAAGTGGTTGTCGCGGCTTGTCGTAAGAAGGGTGTTGTGTCGACGGTTTCTGATGGGAATAAGGCTAATTCGTTGTATTATCGTCTGAAGGAATCGACGATATTGGTTCCAAGCGACAAACTAAGGTgtgttttatattttcttatttttccctactttatttctttttattttcctaTAGAACAAGTCATCATGGGTGTTATTTTTGTCTAGGGGTAGTAATTAATTATTGGTGGGTAGAACTGTCTTAAAagatatattagcttataaaccAAAACTCAACCAAATATAGGTGTTTagcaaaaaaaaacaaaaaaacattaagattgaatttttaaaagGCCTATGTCAATTCAATTACTTCTTTAATAACACATTtccttttaaaaatatcttaaagttGAGATGAATTGTCACATGTACAATTTCTAATAATGTCATTTTTTACTACAACTctttaggccttgtttgttaTATAACAACCATGGTCCATCTTATCAATTCAAAAATACTAATCAATGcattgaatttaatatatcttGCAGTTATTTCAACAAAGCTTGTATAATTGAAGATGCTGAGAATGACCTAACCACAGATGGAAAACCTTCCAACCCATGGAGACTTTGCACAATAGATCAAGTTGAGGATTTAAAGAGACTAATTAAGCTTATCCCAATATGGTCAACAGGAATTCTAATGACAGTCAACTTAAGCCAAAACACATTCCCCATAATCCAAGTTAACTCCATGGACCGCCACATTACACCAACTTTCCAAATCCCAGCAGCCTCATTCACCATCTTCATGATCCTCTCGATGATCGCATGGATCGTAATCTACGACCGAATTCTCATCCCAACTGCATCCAAGATCATGGGAAAGCCAGCTAACCTTAGTCCCATCACAAGGATAGGGCTCGGGCTATGCTTCGCTTTCCTCTCAATGATAGTTCGAGCCAGCGTGGAAACTACTCGACGATCCCTAGCACATGAACTAGGGATCGTCGACGACCCGACATCTGTCGTGCCAATGTCGGCTATGTGGTTGTTGCCTCAAAACATGTTGATGGGAGTGGCGGAGGCGTTGTGTGTGGTGGGACAAACTGAGTTGTATATGTCTGAATTGCCGAGGGGCATGTGGAGCTTGTCGAGTTGTCTTTCGGGGATTGCGGGTGGAATCGGAGGGCTAGTGGCGGGCTTGATGATGAATGGAATTGACTTGGTTAGCAAGAGAGGAGGGAAGGAAAGTTGGATATCTAGTAATATTAATAAGGGACattatgattattattgtaTAGTTCTTGCTGGGGTTTGTTTAGttaatttggtttattttattatttgtagtaGGGCATATGAGAATACTAATGGAAGGGTTAGGGTAAAGAAGAATGAGGAAGAAAATGTGTCAAAGTGTGAAGAAGTTGCTAATTAATTAGTCGAGCATAGTTTTTGATGTGTTAGTGACCATATAATATATTGTAGTTGGATGAGAATTGTTAAAGtctaatttgaattatatcTAGTCACCATTTCattcacatttaaaaaaaaagtaaacttGTAACAATTAAGATTAAGTGAATAAGAATAAAGGGAGGGAATTGGTaaacactatattgaattctaTCCTATCCTAAATATAATAGAAAGTATGAGAatggtttttaaaattagggTGGGAATGATccaaatttgaacaaaaattgaTGATTATTATTGATCAGGTTGAAAACtattacaattaaattattatttataatataaacatcaaaataagataaaagaaaaacaaaaggtAGATAAAGAGAACCATTGATTTAGCTCTTTGTAACATTATAGATAATTTATTGGTGATACCGTAATCAATAATGTAAAtagttattgaaaaaaaagaacattACAAGTTCAATGATCTTGTTCCGTTTCttcttttaaaatgttattattattataaagatttGAGAGATCTATTTGAAAAAATCATTAGAGGTCaagaaacttattaattttaactttagaCTCGTTAAGTTATTATTATCTCTATTGATATACCTCATTTTGTTTCAATTTGTTTCAagtattttggaaatttttattttattttattttttaatataaaaggcTAGCATTACACTCTACAATCATGACTTGTATTcttatttaaaacgttttatgTAAGAATTGAACTCGtaatctttattttcttctaaGAACCACTTTATGGGGAGGATTTGTTCTCCTCTTGGATGTGCCAAAAGCTGagtcattttttaaaagtattaaaaaaaaaaatctacataaaaaaaatttatgtgtacctcacaatttattttttaaaatacattatttttaaacgATGACTCAACCTTCAAAGGAGGAAGAACATATTTCCCCCAATTTTGTATTATGTAATATTTGTATCActgtttcatatatatatatatatatatatatatatatatttatatatatatatatatttatttattttttggtttgttaattaatttaaacttaaaaataagaaagaggGAATGGGTGGGTACTTTTCACATCATCCACATCATACCTAAagcatgtttttgaaaaacaaaaccaCCCATATCAATAAAGATACAATCTCATAATTTAGCATTAGTAACTAGTCTTCATCAACAATAACACTAATATGTCATCATTGAATCCATTTCTTATGTCATGTTTCTATAAAATTTGCaattctttctattttttttttctttcattcttttaacaactttaaacaaccaacatatatataacatgaaATAGCCCccaaataataaagttttatatgTAACCAACAatactaattaataatgataGTGAGACTATCATTTCTAATCGCGTTAGTTTCctaaatttcatttaaaaaaaacccacTATAATCACTCATATTGTATCATCGTTGTGATGATACAACAAATCATTGTTCTTTCAACGGTAACATTAGATTTCTCTTCTTGTAAGACACTACTTTATATCATTTGAATAAACACTTTGATCAAACTCGATTCAGGGTTCGACTTGATGTAAAACGAGGAAGCTAGGAAGAAAAAAAGGGCAGACAAGAGCATGAGCAGGGCAGGATCTCCAAATCCAACTTTCCAGTCGAAATTCTCTTGGATATACACAATCACAACTGAGAATGCTGTCATGGAATTGTACCAGCTTTGGTACATTTCCATAATGCCTGTTTTCTCCGAGGTTTGTGCATCTTAAAACCGATCTGCTGTGCAGATCGGATACCACCAGGTCCAATTGATATGAACAAGAACGAAGAGAATAAGAAGATGATATGCAGTGGCTGCTGACTGAATCAAGACATGGAACTGAAGGCCTTGTTTATGGAATCATGGCGATTAGCCACAGAATTACTGTTCACTGTCATATATACCAATAATTCGCAATTCTTTTGAATTCGTTATATGTATCAGCATCCTTTTCACCTTTCTAATTGCTCCTATTTACACACTAGTTCAACACTCAAGATCTACAGTACCTAGGTTCATTATGTAATTTATGTATGAATGATTCTTCTACACTCAACTAATCATCAGATTTCATAGTTGTGAAGAGAGAAAGTGAAATATACTAACGCAGATGCAAACAAGCAATTAAACGAACAGAAAACTAGCTATGTATTAATTACGTACCAGGAATCTGAAAATGGAGTCATATATATGCGATCATCATCAAATTGGTAGCGGATGACAGAGATAGAGGATGTTCATTAAGTAAATCCAAAACTAGACACATTCTCAAATGCCTCGTTCGCCTGgaatataaattgaataaaatcatcaaaaaattTAATCAGAAAGAACAGAAGGAGCAATTGATCAATGTAAGATGTTGAGTAATGATCAAAATACCTATAATGAATCGGAATAGCTCCATTCTTAGAGCTGTCGGCGGGAAGAAGAGCTTCTCGCACTTCCGTCTTCTCCATTagactcttctctctctctgcTATCCAGCCAAATACTGTGACCAGAAAGACGGTTCAGATCTAACCGTATTATCGAGAGGAATTATTTTGTTCTATTtctactaaataaaaaataaagattttaagGCGGGATTTGGATTCAAATTCAGATTATGATATATTTACAATGTGcaaacaaattttcaaatattaatggCCCAATTATTATTGAGGGTTCAAACTTGGTggattatatatttgttataattatatacctcttaaaattttttatatttataagaattatgtatatgttgaagtttatttaaatttgtaactAGACACTTTAgactttgaattatttgttttgagaGCATTCagaacaaaatattatataatttggtGTCATAATCTCATATTATCATGATCTCTGATCGCTGTATTGTTTttctcaataatattatattttctcaatgacgtagtctaattttattttgtttttatctgtttttttattattttcgcAATATGttataacatataataatatttattaacaaattaaaatttaatgacataaaaaaatgtgaagcTAATAAAGAgtttttatagattttaaacAAGCTTTCTAAACAAGCTTTTAACAAGCTTTTTTAACTAGTTATAAACGAGCTCAACGTTTGAGCTCGAGCAACTTGTAAGCCCAATTAAATACATACGAGCTCAAACTTTAATATACAAGCTCAAATCAATCTCGAACCCGAATATATGCTAAATgattcgagctcgagcttgaaaTTTTTCGGCTTAGCTCACCTCGTTTACTATCCTAGTTTTCACGTTGGcttaaattattatgaataaatcACATATCTCAAAtttaagtgtaaatgtaaatgtaTGTTTGATTTTCACTAACAAATtcctattatttaaattattcggttaaaattatttaaataactcaatctAATCTAACATCATTTCACTATGACTCCTATCTAGGGCGGCAAATAGTGTCGCTGAGCCGCTTGCGAACCGTTCGGTCAAAGTTCGATTTGAGCTTAACTTTGACCGAGTTCGACTCGAGCTCGAACCGATTCGTTTAATATTTGAGTTGAGCTCATGTAATATTTGCTCGATGACTTATCGAACTTTTTCGAATtgataacatatttttaattattttaatattaaaatttaaaacaaatatttttttattctctctcttCAAAGTCCATATATCATGCCCATAAtctacattattatatattattgttcaaaagttaaaaaaacaaaaccttAATTccctaaaatattataatatcctACATGACTATTTCTCTCACTCATTCATAagaatttcttcattttttttataatatctttcatttatataatttctctcattcattcacaagagTTTCTCATTTTCTTCATATTATATCTCACTTACACTATTTCTTTTATAGTTCATAAAAGATTGcttcattttttcatattatctcTCATCTATTCACAAGTGTAGTATTCTCTTTGATCgttgttgtttttatttataaataattttttttaagaaaattcggcgataaagaaagaaaataactcttttatatattatttttggaattttgaatagttacGATGGATTCATATTTTCGttttaaaatatcatgtttAGAATATTGAATATGTCTCATCATTTGACAAGTGTCAGAAGCCTTTCCTCATCGTACCCTACCATTGCCTCGATTGTTATATGCAGAGATTCTACAGTCAAAGACATGTTTGACGCGAGTTCTAATGGTTTTGCAATGAGAATCAGGTATATGAGAAGACTAGATGTTGAAGAGTTAGCTTCACATGATAGAATGTTGAACTTGGTGGAGCGTAAAGAGGTGAATCATTCTTTGTGTGATATTTTGCGTTGGCaagatattgataattttaaagttaGTCATTGTTACTCTTTAATTGCAGAGAATGCTCCTTAATATCTCATATGTGAGAAGTTGTGGGACTTTAAGTTCTTGTagaagatctcgttctttggatggagTGTCATGCATTGAGGGATTTTGACAGATGATAAATGCACGAAAATGATGTATTATGGCAAGTCATTGTAGAATGTGTCATAAAGAGGTGGAGTCGACGTCTCACTTGCTCTTACACTGTGATGGAGTGATTGTGATTTTGAGCTTATTATGGAACATGACTGGTATTCAGTAAGTTATGTTGAGATTCATTGTTAGTTGTTGGGAAGTGTGGATAAAGTCGGTGAGTTCGGTTTGTCTGAGTCGTTGGGCCCCTATCCCGCTTATCTTCTAGTGGACCATTTGACTTAAAGAAGTCATAGAACGTTCAGTGATCGTTATCAATCAATGcgtttaattcataattctattattatgataatCGGGGAGGTTTCATTGGGTAAATCAGTTGAGGCACTTAGGGAACTCATTAACCTTCTTGAAGCTTTCTGTGCGTTAAAATTTGgtctttttgtttgatcattggtgaactattttgtgttgtggtttttttaaaatgttttttatttcagttttgtaatacttttattgttgagtttaaatgactctcatttatatcattttgcattgaccatttaaaaaaaatgttgaatagGTATGGAagtttgatatttcattttgaaaataaattttgatttgattcgagctcgagttcgaacatgatttttttttccaaactttcgagtcgagtcgagccgagcttataGTTAAATGGTAGAGTCGAGcttgaattcaaatttataaattcgttTGCGCTCGAGTTCAattcgagctaataaatacataatcgagtcgaactcgagctcaaacaAACAtgagctcgactcggctcatttgcagccatACTCCTATCCACCGCAtctctcaattaattaattaaaatattatatattttaaattattaatttctattttatcattataaattaatatatttaaaacatttttataattcttcacattttcaaaatgatcattaattattagtttttaaataactcatcttatAACTAAAAACTGAGATCTAAACCAGTCTTTAAGTGAAGATATTAATGttgataaaaacataa includes:
- the LOC124942275 gene encoding protein NRT1/ PTR FAMILY 1.2-like gives rise to the protein MKNSEVREPLLASKKGGFRTIPFIIANEAFEKVASFGLTANMIMYLMNEYHMDMATGSNLLFIWSSFSNLLPVVGAYFADSFVGRFRMIAYGSIFSFLGTLLLWLTTMIPQAKPPPCIISTFESQCLGPTFYQLVLLCSSFLLMSVGAGGIRSASVAFGAEQLEDSDTLKQAGAMETFLGWYNAMTALSVVIAITFIVYIQEKFGWRVGFGVPAVLMLVSALSFFMASSLYRNANMSKSSLMTGLVQVVVAACRKKGVVSTVSDGNKANSLYYRLKESTILVPSDKLSYFNKACIIEDAENDLTTDGKPSNPWRLCTIDQVEDLKRLIKLIPIWSTGILMTVNLSQNTFPIIQVNSMDRHITPTFQIPAASFTIFMILSMIAWIVIYDRILIPTASKIMGKPANLSPITRIGLGLCFAFLSMIVRASVETTRRSLAHELGIVDDPTSVVPMSAMWLLPQNMLMGVAEALCVVGQTELYMSELPRGMWSLSSCLSGIAGGIGGLVAGLMMNGIDLVSKRGGKESWISSNINKGHYDYYCIVLAGVCLVNLVYFIICSRAYENTNGRVRVKKNEEENVSKCEEVAN